The Pirellulales bacterium genome includes a window with the following:
- a CDS encoding HAMP domain-containing histidine kinase has protein sequence MERKRSLGWPITLGVIMIILLIALTIGWVLLSLAANRTISGAFWGTLVVGTIFFTIVLVGVVLYLLLTIKEINLNQRQANFIDSVTHELKSPIASLKLYLQTLRMRSVTEAQQSDFVRVMLEDVERLDALIDHLLEAARLREVPETSELADVDLSSLLTACAREACQRYRLPAEAIKLHLQPVLLRAWPIDVEIVFRNLIDNAAKYSGEQAQIEIETLPTAGGRVVTRISDNGPGIPVRLQRKIFGRFYRIGSELERRKPGTGLGLYIVDQLVRRMRGKVHVRDRAGHSGTIFEVDLPLGYAPGSQPQATAATSNRRAGAEQPQTNISPA, from the coding sequence ATGGAACGCAAGCGATCGCTGGGTTGGCCGATCACGCTCGGCGTGATCATGATCATCTTGCTGATCGCGCTGACGATCGGCTGGGTGCTGCTCTCGCTGGCCGCCAATCGCACCATTTCGGGCGCCTTCTGGGGCACGCTGGTCGTCGGCACGATTTTCTTCACGATCGTGCTCGTCGGCGTCGTGCTCTACCTGTTGTTGACGATCAAGGAGATCAATCTCAATCAGCGGCAGGCCAATTTCATCGACAGCGTGACGCACGAGCTCAAATCGCCGATTGCTTCGCTCAAGCTCTATTTGCAGACCCTGCGCATGCGCTCGGTGACCGAGGCCCAACAGTCGGATTTCGTCCGCGTGATGCTCGAAGATGTCGAACGGCTCGATGCCCTGATCGATCATTTGCTCGAGGCGGCCCGCCTGCGCGAAGTTCCGGAGACCAGCGAGCTGGCCGACGTCGATCTGTCCTCCTTGCTCACCGCCTGCGCGCGCGAGGCTTGCCAGCGCTATCGCCTGCCGGCCGAGGCGATCAAGCTGCATTTGCAGCCGGTGCTCCTGCGCGCCTGGCCGATCGACGTGGAGATCGTGTTTCGCAACCTAATCGACAACGCCGCGAAATACTCGGGCGAGCAGGCGCAAATCGAGATCGAGACGCTGCCCACCGCGGGCGGCCGCGTCGTGACCCGGATCTCGGACAATGGCCCCGGCATTCCGGTGCGGCTGCAGCGGAAGATCTTCGGCCGCTTTTATCGCATCGGCAGCGAGCTGGAGCGCAGGAAACCAGGCACCGGGTTGGGATTGTATATTGTCGATCAGCTCGTGCGCCGGATGCGCGGTAAGGTACACGTCCGCGACCGGGCCGGCCACTCAGGTACCATTTTCGAAGTCGACTTGCCGCTGGGCTATGCGCCGGGATCGCAGCCGCAGGCCACGGCCGCCACGTCGAATCGGCGTGCTGGCGCAGAGCAGCCGCAGACGAACATCTCGCCGGCATGA
- a CDS encoding PQQ-like beta-propeller repeat protein — MSRVSIAALVLLLFAGQVARSAAEDWPCWRGPRGDGTSLEPNVPTTWSGTENVAWKVPIAGRGHSSPIIWQDRLFLVTCLEESQERVLMGLDRRDGRELWRRTVVTAPLEEKHPLNSYASSTPATDGELVYVTFLEGDQMVVAAYDFAGQQRWLVRPGSFHSKHGYSSCPVLFEDLVIVNGDHDGDSFVVALDRASGATRWKIDRENKTRSYSVPLIREFAGQTQMLLSGNKCVSSYDPRTGERRWVLAGPTEQFVASLVNNDELVFMTCGFPDHHILAIRPTGAGQLTDDHIVWRTIKGASYVPSPIVIGPYFLIVADNGIASCFDAASGKRHWMERIGARYSASLVAAGGLAYFLSDDGVMTVVRPGPEFEQVAENALGEETYASPAISRGQVFLRGVGHLYCIGPRS, encoded by the coding sequence GTGTCGCGTGTGTCGATTGCTGCCCTCGTCTTGTTATTGTTCGCCGGCCAAGTCGCTCGGTCTGCGGCCGAGGACTGGCCCTGCTGGCGCGGCCCACGGGGCGACGGCACGAGCCTCGAGCCGAACGTACCCACCACCTGGAGCGGCACGGAAAACGTCGCCTGGAAGGTGCCCATCGCCGGCCGGGGCCATTCTTCGCCGATTATCTGGCAGGACCGGCTGTTCCTGGTCACCTGCCTGGAAGAGTCGCAAGAGCGCGTGCTGATGGGGCTCGATCGCCGCGACGGGCGCGAGCTTTGGCGGCGAACGGTCGTCACGGCGCCCCTGGAGGAAAAGCACCCGCTCAACAGCTACGCCTCGAGCACCCCGGCCACCGATGGCGAGCTGGTGTACGTCACGTTTCTCGAAGGCGACCAGATGGTGGTCGCGGCGTACGACTTTGCGGGCCAGCAGCGTTGGCTCGTGCGTCCCGGCTCGTTTCACAGCAAGCACGGCTACTCGAGCTGCCCGGTGCTGTTCGAGGACCTGGTGATCGTCAATGGCGACCACGACGGCGACAGCTTTGTCGTGGCGCTGGACCGCGCCAGCGGCGCGACCCGGTGGAAGATCGACCGCGAGAACAAGACGCGCAGTTACTCGGTCCCGTTGATCCGCGAGTTCGCCGGGCAGACGCAAATGTTGCTCTCGGGCAACAAGTGCGTGTCGAGCTACGATCCGCGCACCGGCGAGCGCCGCTGGGTTCTCGCTGGTCCCACCGAGCAATTCGTGGCGTCGCTCGTCAACAACGACGAGCTGGTCTTCATGACCTGCGGGTTTCCCGACCATCACATCCTGGCGATCCGCCCGACGGGCGCCGGCCAACTGACCGACGACCACATCGTCTGGCGGACGATCAAGGGCGCATCGTACGTGCCGTCGCCGATCGTGATCGGGCCTTACTTTTTGATCGTGGCCGACAACGGCATCGCCAGTTGTTTCGACGCGGCCTCAGGCAAGCGGCACTGGATGGAGCGGATCGGCGCGCGTTATAGCGCTTCGCTCGTCGCGGCCGGCGGCCTGGCCTATTTTCTTTCGGACGACGGCGTGATGACCGTCGTCCGGCCGGGTCCGGAGTTCGAACAAGTCGCCGAGAACGCCCTAGGGGAAGAAACCTACGCCTCGCCGGCCATCAGCCGGGGGCAAGTGTTCCTCCGTGGGGTCGGCCATTTGTATTGCATCGGTCCGCGGTCGTAG
- the dprA gene encoding DNA-processing protein DprA — MTAGSEHSDERDLADHLRLALLPGIGPRLRRALLDAFGSPAEVLRASPQQLALVPGIGPKLSGRIVDVRDSIDVASELALARQHGIQLMLDTSAEYPPLLAEIPDPPGVLYLRGTLASSDGLAVAIVGSRHATRYGLEQAERLAASLARAGVTIVSGLARGIDAAAHRGALAAGGRTLAVLGSGLLEIYPPEHAELAAQIAGAGAVLSENALRGTPLPGTFPQRNRLISGLTLGTIVVEAAERSGALITARHAYEQGREVFAVPGRVDNRLARGCHRLIRDGAKLVETADDVLEELGPLAHPVQTDDATTVRHPAELKLNDVERIVLAALDGETTAIDTVVAATGLAASQVSAALAVLEVRRLVRRVSGQLYARR; from the coding sequence ATGACCGCTGGTTCCGAGCACAGCGACGAGCGGGACTTGGCAGACCATCTGCGCTTGGCGCTGTTGCCGGGAATCGGTCCGCGGCTGCGCCGCGCACTGCTCGATGCTTTCGGTAGTCCCGCCGAGGTCTTGAGAGCATCGCCTCAGCAGTTGGCTCTCGTACCGGGCATTGGTCCGAAGCTGAGCGGGCGCATCGTCGACGTCCGCGATTCAATCGACGTCGCGAGCGAACTGGCACTGGCGCGCCAGCATGGCATCCAGTTGATGCTCGACACGTCGGCCGAGTATCCGCCGCTCTTGGCCGAGATTCCCGACCCACCCGGCGTGTTGTATCTGCGCGGTACCCTGGCTTCGTCCGATGGGCTGGCCGTGGCGATTGTCGGCTCGCGCCATGCGACGCGCTACGGCCTGGAGCAGGCCGAACGACTCGCCGCGAGCCTCGCACGCGCCGGGGTCACCATTGTCAGCGGCCTGGCCCGGGGCATCGATGCCGCGGCGCATCGTGGCGCACTGGCCGCCGGCGGTCGCACCTTGGCGGTGCTCGGCAGCGGGCTGTTGGAAATCTATCCGCCCGAGCACGCCGAGCTGGCCGCGCAGATCGCCGGCGCCGGCGCCGTCTTGTCCGAAAACGCCTTGCGCGGCACGCCATTGCCGGGCACCTTTCCACAGCGCAACCGGCTGATCAGCGGTTTGACGCTGGGGACGATCGTCGTCGAGGCGGCCGAACGCAGCGGCGCGTTGATCACGGCGCGCCATGCCTATGAACAAGGCCGCGAGGTGTTCGCCGTGCCGGGCCGGGTCGACAACCGCCTGGCCCGTGGCTGTCATCGGTTGATTCGCGACGGGGCGAAGCTGGTCGAAACGGCCGACGACGTGCTCGAGGAACTCGGGCCCTTGGCCCATCCGGTGCAGACGGACGACGCGACGACCGTGCGGCACCCGGCCGAGTTGAAGCTGAACGACGTCGAGCGCATCGTGTTGGCCGCGCTCGACGGCGAAACGACGGCCATCGATACGGTCGTCGCCGCGACGGGCCTGGCCGCTTCGCAGGTTTCGGCCGCGCTCGCAGTGCTTGAAGTGCGCCGCCTGGTGCGGCGCGTCAGCGGCCAGCTCTATGCCCGGCGCTGA
- the aroB gene encoding 3-dehydroquinate synthase: protein MVVNSTSSTVHVNLGPRSYDIRIGTGNLHELGGWISASGGPSHAVVISDTNIDQTHAEVAVKSLQDAGWQVEVLVTDPGERTKSVKTAWLLWDKLLELNVNRQTAVVAVGGGVVGDLAGFVAATYGRGLPFWQVPTTLLAQVDSSVGGKVGVNLAGGKNMVGCFWQPRGVLIDTTVLNTLPPREYRAGLAEVVKYGVILDPEFFVYLEQHIPGIKNRDPSVLEHIVARCCRLKADVVEQDEREETGHRAVLNYGHTFCHAFETLTRYAQLLHGEAVSIGMTCAAQLAERLGRIDAALVKRQERLLRALSLPTYVPRLNADKVISVMRRDKKATAGHLRLVLPTRLGHVELVDDVPVREIRAVLNAGRPDLQRAQKQAGPGEAAPPGPAASPGSEAPRAATVDGETADAPSKGSQPFEEAVADASNAMPAESISLGPISTNPEEALVAPAEPPAAGEPGETSDN from the coding sequence CTGGTTGTGAACTCGACAAGTTCCACCGTGCACGTGAATCTCGGTCCGCGCAGCTACGACATCCGCATCGGCACGGGCAATTTGCACGAGCTGGGAGGCTGGATTAGCGCGTCGGGTGGGCCGAGTCATGCGGTCGTCATCAGCGATACCAACATCGACCAAACGCATGCCGAGGTCGCCGTCAAGAGTTTGCAGGACGCCGGCTGGCAGGTCGAGGTGCTGGTGACCGATCCCGGCGAACGGACCAAGTCGGTCAAGACGGCCTGGCTGCTGTGGGACAAGCTATTGGAGCTGAACGTCAATCGCCAGACAGCGGTCGTTGCCGTCGGCGGCGGAGTTGTCGGCGATCTGGCCGGCTTCGTGGCCGCGACCTACGGGCGCGGACTCCCCTTCTGGCAGGTGCCCACCACCTTGTTGGCGCAGGTCGATAGCTCGGTCGGCGGCAAGGTGGGCGTCAACCTGGCTGGCGGCAAGAACATGGTCGGTTGCTTTTGGCAACCGCGCGGCGTGTTGATCGATACGACCGTGCTCAACACCTTGCCGCCGCGCGAGTATCGCGCGGGGTTGGCCGAGGTGGTCAAGTACGGCGTGATCCTGGACCCGGAGTTTTTCGTCTATCTCGAACAGCACATCCCCGGCATCAAGAACCGCGACCCGAGCGTGCTCGAACACATCGTGGCCCGATGTTGTCGTCTGAAGGCTGACGTCGTCGAACAAGACGAACGCGAGGAGACAGGACATCGGGCCGTGCTGAACTATGGCCACACCTTCTGTCATGCTTTCGAGACGCTGACCCGGTATGCGCAGTTGTTGCACGGCGAGGCGGTTTCGATCGGCATGACCTGCGCCGCACAACTGGCCGAGCGCTTGGGACGTATCGATGCGGCGCTCGTCAAACGCCAGGAGCGGCTGCTGCGGGCCCTGAGCCTGCCGACGTATGTCCCGCGGTTGAACGCCGACAAGGTGATCTCGGTGATGCGCCGCGACAAGAAAGCCACGGCCGGCCATCTGCGGCTGGTGCTGCCGACGCGATTGGGCCACGTCGAGCTGGTCGACGATGTACCGGTCCGCGAAATCCGCGCCGTGCTCAACGCCGGGCGGCCCGATCTGCAACGTGCGCAAAAGCAGGCCGGCCCCGGCGAGGCGGCGCCCCCTGGGCCAGCGGCATCTCCGGGGTCAGAGGCACCCAGGGCTGCGACGGTCGATGGCGAGACTGCCGACGCGCCGTCAAAGGGGTCGCAGCCGTTCGAAGAGGCGGTGGCCGATGCATCGAATGCCATGCCGGCCGAATCCATCTCGCTGGGACCGATCTCGACTAATCCGGAAGAGGCCCTGGTCGCCCCGGCCGAGCCACCGGCGGCCGGCGAGCCGGGCGAGACGAGCGACAACTAA
- a CDS encoding CoA transferase codes for MTSPVADSSTPHLPLAGVRVLDLSRVLAGPLCCQVLADLGADVVKVERPGTGDDTRAWGPPFLPEGGTSAYYLSCNRGKRSLALDLAHPQARAVLDALLMQADCLVENFLPGSLARLGLDDARVRQLNPRIVRASISGYGRSGPMAEVPGYDLAVQAFAGLMAITGPVEGPPMKVGVAMADVLAGLYAAIALLAGLHARGASGTGATCDLALADCTLASLVNVAQGALVTSLAPQRWGNAHPQIVPYEPLAAQDGHFILAVGNDGQWQRFCTAVGHADWAVDPRFATNPVRVAHRRELLALLEPLARARTVDQWHALLAAHDVPHGPVLGVDEALAHPQVAARGMVLPATDGAGRSFRLVASPLHWEGDPPRTSLPAPPALGEHSDEVLRDWLAFTPVQIAALRQSGALG; via the coding sequence ATGACGTCGCCCGTCGCCGATTCCTCGACTCCCCATTTGCCGCTGGCAGGCGTACGCGTGCTCGATTTGTCGCGCGTGCTGGCGGGCCCGTTGTGCTGCCAGGTGCTCGCCGACCTGGGCGCCGACGTCGTCAAGGTCGAGCGCCCCGGTACGGGCGACGACACGCGGGCCTGGGGTCCGCCGTTTTTGCCCGAAGGCGGTACGAGCGCCTACTACTTGTCGTGCAACCGCGGCAAGCGGTCGCTGGCCCTCGACCTGGCCCATCCCCAGGCGCGCGCCGTGCTCGATGCATTGCTCATGCAGGCTGATTGTCTGGTCGAGAACTTTCTGCCTGGCTCGTTGGCCAGGCTCGGCCTCGACGACGCTCGTGTTCGCCAGCTCAATCCTCGCATCGTGCGGGCCTCGATCTCCGGCTATGGCCGCAGCGGGCCGATGGCCGAGGTGCCGGGCTACGACCTGGCCGTACAGGCCTTTGCCGGGTTGATGGCCATCACCGGCCCCGTCGAGGGTCCGCCGATGAAAGTCGGCGTCGCCATGGCCGACGTGCTCGCCGGACTCTACGCCGCGATTGCGCTGCTGGCCGGGTTGCATGCCCGGGGTGCGTCCGGTACGGGGGCGACCTGCGACCTGGCGCTGGCCGACTGCACCTTGGCCAGCCTGGTCAACGTCGCTCAAGGGGCGCTCGTCACGAGCCTGGCGCCGCAGCGCTGGGGCAACGCGCACCCGCAAATCGTGCCCTATGAGCCGCTCGCCGCGCAAGACGGTCATTTCATTCTGGCCGTCGGCAACGACGGTCAATGGCAGCGCTTCTGCACAGCCGTCGGGCACGCCGATTGGGCCGTTGACCCACGGTTTGCGACGAACCCGGTGCGCGTCGCCCATCGCCGCGAGCTACTCGCCCTGCTCGAACCGCTCGCTCGCGCACGGACCGTCGACCAATGGCATGCCTTGTTGGCCGCTCACGACGTGCCGCATGGGCCCGTGCTCGGCGTCGACGAGGCGCTGGCGCATCCGCAAGTGGCCGCTCGCGGCATGGTTCTGCCGGCCACCGACGGCGCGGGCCGCAGCTTTCGGCTGGTCGCATCGCCGCTGCACTGGGAAGGTGACCCGCCGCGCACGAGTCTGCCTGCGCCGCCCGCGCTCGGCGAACATTCGGACGAAGTTCTGCGCGATTGGCTGGCGTTTACCCCCGTGCAGATCGCCGCCTTACGGCAGTCGGGTGCGCTCGGCTGA
- a CDS encoding EVE domain-containing protein, whose translation MSSSPRFWLLKTEPESYSIDDLAAAPRQTTCWDGVRNYQARNFIRDDMRAGDQVLFYHSSTDPPAVVGTAVVVREAYPDHTAWDPKDHHYDPKASAENPIWQMVDIRLEHKFAVPIALEVLRKTPSLKGMELLRRGSRLSVQPVSPAEFDAVLQVAEQLAEAAGHSPRVARHKMTPPKGVAHRLGKPKARHHVAKKGGSKNSASKNRAAKG comes from the coding sequence ATGTCGTCCTCACCGCGATTCTGGCTGTTGAAGACCGAACCCGAGTCGTATTCCATCGACGACCTGGCCGCCGCACCGCGGCAGACGACCTGCTGGGACGGCGTGCGCAACTACCAGGCCCGCAATTTCATCCGCGACGACATGCGGGCCGGCGACCAGGTGCTGTTCTATCACTCGAGCACCGACCCCCCGGCCGTCGTCGGTACGGCGGTCGTGGTGCGCGAGGCATATCCCGACCACACGGCCTGGGACCCGAAGGACCATCATTACGATCCCAAGGCGTCCGCCGAGAACCCGATTTGGCAGATGGTCGACATTCGCCTCGAGCACAAGTTCGCGGTGCCCATCGCGCTGGAAGTGCTGCGCAAGACGCCGTCGCTCAAGGGCATGGAACTGCTGCGTCGCGGCTCGCGGCTGTCGGTGCAGCCGGTCTCGCCGGCCGAGTTCGACGCGGTGTTGCAGGTGGCCGAGCAATTGGCCGAGGCGGCCGGTCACTCCCCGCGCGTGGCCCGACACAAGATGACCCCTCCGAAAGGCGTGGCCCATCGCCTCGGCAAGCCGAAGGCGCGCCACCACGTCGCCAAGAAAGGTGGCTCGAAGAACAGCGCCTCGAAAAACCGGGCGGCGAAAGGCTGA
- the bioF gene encoding 8-amino-7-oxononanoate synthase — translation MATSDAMRNDGPLDPLEWLDEQLSDWRAAGLERRLRTVERIAPGWIEWAGQRLLDFGSNDYLGLALDPRLVAATVELPQAGAGAAASALVAGHSAACADLEARLAAFEGCEAALVFASGYAANVSTIPALVGRGDAVFSDELNHASLIDGCRLSRADVQVYPHRDVGALAAALQQSRARRKLIVTDGLFSMDGDLAPLVELAALRQQFGAMLLVDEAHATGIFGTQGRGAAEHCGVESQVDIRIGTLSKALGTLGGVVVGRQKLVDWLVQRARGYVFSTALPPSLCRAAMTALDVVHHEPHRRNELLRTAAFVREALHAQGWNLGPTQSQIVPLVVGSAEVALALSSELQRRGLFVPAIRPPSVPEGQARLRISLSWAHDAAAIERLVESCAELQRSQPGQAARGEASRAAAGPVHA, via the coding sequence ATGGCTACCAGCGACGCGATGCGCAACGATGGGCCGCTCGATCCGCTCGAATGGCTCGATGAACAGCTCAGCGATTGGCGCGCCGCGGGCCTTGAGCGACGTCTGCGCACCGTTGAACGCATCGCGCCCGGCTGGATTGAATGGGCCGGCCAGCGTCTGCTCGACTTCGGCTCGAACGACTATCTCGGGCTGGCGCTCGACCCGCGTCTGGTGGCCGCGACGGTCGAATTGCCGCAAGCCGGGGCCGGGGCCGCGGCCAGCGCGCTGGTCGCAGGACACAGCGCAGCGTGCGCCGACCTCGAAGCGCGGTTGGCCGCCTTCGAAGGCTGCGAGGCGGCCTTGGTCTTCGCCTCCGGCTATGCGGCCAACGTGAGCACTATTCCCGCGCTCGTCGGCCGTGGCGACGCCGTGTTCAGCGACGAGTTGAATCATGCCAGCCTGATCGACGGCTGCCGGCTTTCGCGGGCCGACGTGCAGGTCTACCCCCATCGCGACGTGGGCGCGCTCGCCGCGGCGCTCCAGCAAAGCCGCGCTCGCCGCAAACTGATCGTCACCGACGGCCTGTTCAGCATGGACGGCGACCTGGCGCCCCTGGTCGAATTGGCCGCGTTGCGGCAGCAATTCGGCGCCATGCTGTTGGTCGACGAGGCGCATGCGACGGGCATCTTCGGCACGCAGGGCCGCGGCGCGGCCGAACACTGCGGCGTCGAATCGCAGGTCGACATCCGCATCGGCACGCTGAGCAAGGCCCTCGGCACGCTCGGCGGCGTTGTCGTCGGGCGACAGAAACTCGTCGACTGGCTGGTTCAGCGCGCCCGAGGCTACGTGTTTTCGACCGCGTTGCCGCCGAGTTTGTGCCGCGCGGCAATGACCGCGCTCGACGTGGTCCATCACGAGCCGCACCGCCGCAACGAATTGCTGCGCACGGCGGCGTTTGTGCGCGAGGCGCTGCATGCGCAAGGTTGGAACCTCGGACCAACTCAGAGCCAGATCGTGCCGCTGGTCGTCGGCAGCGCCGAAGTGGCCCTGGCTTTGTCGAGCGAATTGCAGCGACGCGGTTTGTTCGTCCCCGCGATCCGTCCGCCATCGGTGCCCGAAGGCCAGGCACGGCTGCGCATCAGCCTCAGTTGGGCCCACGACGCCGCGGCGATCGAGCGGCTGGTCGAGAGCTGCGCCGAATTGCAGCGCAGCCAGCCCGGCCAAGCCGCTCGGGGTGAAGCTTCACGCGCGGCCGCCGGGCCGGTGCATGCGTGA
- a CDS encoding TIGR03067 domain-containing protein produces MRASRWICVGGCALLAVVPALAGSEQSDASRVQGTWSLVLLENAAMRMEGEQAKGKLEIHGDRASILVRLPDRDDVKHEYTLVLHPLAQPPAFDVRWDDGRVTRGIYRFEGSRWVRCHGDPNGPRPTTFDNAAANGFILSVWERPKPKSPSAEPAAQPADPLAER; encoded by the coding sequence ATGCGTGCCAGTCGCTGGATCTGCGTTGGAGGTTGTGCGCTGTTGGCCGTCGTGCCTGCATTGGCCGGCAGCGAACAGTCGGACGCCAGCCGCGTTCAAGGCACCTGGTCACTGGTGCTCTTGGAAAACGCGGCCATGCGCATGGAAGGCGAGCAGGCCAAAGGCAAGCTCGAGATTCACGGCGATCGGGCCAGCATTCTCGTGCGGCTGCCCGACCGCGACGACGTGAAGCACGAATACACGTTGGTGCTGCATCCGCTGGCGCAGCCGCCAGCCTTCGACGTGCGGTGGGACGACGGCCGCGTGACGCGGGGGATCTACCGCTTCGAGGGCTCGCGTTGGGTTCGCTGTCATGGAGATCCGAACGGCCCCCGCCCGACGACCTTCGACAACGCGGCTGCCAACGGCTTCATTCTGTCGGTCTGGGAACGTCCGAAGCCGAAATCCCCCAGCGCCGAACCCGCCGCCCAGCCGGCCGATCCGCTTGCCGAACGCTAA
- a CDS encoding ABC transporter permease produces MLWLRTWILGIKSLLLHPLRSLLTVLGIFIGVASVVWLLAIGEGISQKAQEQIEGLGADNIIVRSVKPPSESTVSFRGPVPYGLTREDYERLSQTIPTIERALPIREIRRQFRHQDRLVDGRLVGCTPEYAEVTKLIVDRGHFIAGADVQDKSNICVLAHEVAKRLFPYEDPIGRAIHVEDAYYVVVGVMKSRTPTAGIGGSLAAQDFASDVYIPISTLWNRIGDTVVTRRSGSFEGEHVEVTQVTLRVADVDQVLATAEVVRRTLQLNHRMEDYAIVVPLELLEQARSTRLMFIVFMGLIAAISLVVGGIGIMNIMLATVTERTREIGIRRALGAKRRDITRQFLAETIALSIVGGGTGILGGLVCGPVTRGLRSLIEDAFPDVVRNLPEVVRDVSPVIVTWSIPLAFGISVGVGVIFGLYPAIRAAAMDPIEALRHE; encoded by the coding sequence ATGTTGTGGCTGCGCACCTGGATCCTGGGCATCAAGAGCCTGCTGCTGCACCCGTTGCGGTCGCTGCTGACGGTGCTGGGCATCTTTATCGGCGTGGCCAGCGTCGTCTGGCTACTGGCCATCGGCGAAGGGATCAGCCAAAAGGCGCAGGAACAGATCGAAGGGCTCGGCGCCGACAACATCATCGTCCGGTCGGTCAAGCCGCCCAGCGAATCGACGGTCAGCTTCCGTGGCCCGGTGCCGTATGGCCTCACGCGCGAGGACTACGAGCGCCTGAGCCAGACGATTCCGACGATCGAGCGGGCCCTGCCGATCCGCGAGATCCGCCGGCAATTCCGCCATCAGGACCGGCTGGTCGACGGCCGGCTGGTCGGCTGCACGCCGGAGTATGCCGAGGTCACGAAATTGATCGTCGATCGGGGCCACTTCATCGCCGGCGCCGACGTGCAGGACAAGAGCAACATTTGCGTGCTGGCGCACGAGGTGGCCAAGCGGCTGTTTCCGTATGAAGACCCGATCGGCCGGGCCATTCACGTCGAAGACGCTTACTATGTCGTGGTCGGGGTGATGAAGTCGCGCACGCCGACGGCCGGTATCGGCGGCTCGCTCGCGGCGCAGGATTTCGCCTCGGACGTCTATATCCCGATCTCGACGTTGTGGAACCGCATCGGCGACACAGTCGTCACCCGGCGCAGCGGCTCGTTCGAGGGCGAGCACGTCGAGGTCACCCAGGTGACGCTCCGCGTGGCCGACGTCGACCAGGTGCTGGCCACGGCCGAGGTCGTACGGCGCACGCTGCAGCTCAACCATCGCATGGAGGACTACGCGATCGTCGTGCCCCTGGAACTGCTCGAACAGGCGCGCAGCACGCGGTTGATGTTCATCGTGTTCATGGGCTTGATCGCGGCCATCTCGCTGGTCGTAGGCGGCATCGGCATCATGAACATCATGCTGGCCACGGTCACCGAGCGGACGCGCGAGATCGGCATTCGTCGCGCCCTGGGGGCCAAGCGCCGCGACATCACACGGCAATTCCTGGCCGAGACCATCGCCTTGTCGATCGTCGGCGGCGGGACGGGAATCCTGGGCGGATTGGTCTGCGGACCGGTGACGCGCGGTCTGCGGAGCCTGATCGAAGACGCGTTTCCCGACGTGGTGCGCAACCTGCCCGAGGTGGTGCGCGACGTTTCGCCGGTGATCGTCACCTGGTCGATTCCACTGGCGTTCGGCATTTCGGTCGGCGTGGGCGTGATTTTCGGCTTGTATCCCGCGATTCGAGCCGCCGCGATGGACCCGATCGAGGCCTTGCGACACGAATAA
- a CDS encoding ABC transporter ATP-binding protein, producing the protein MNFAARTVDIRKEYRLSGETVYALRGVSLDVPEGDYVAIMGPSGSGKSTLLNLLGCLDRPSGGQYFLGNDDVARMSDDQLSEVRAQRIGFVFQSFNLIPQLTVIENIEVPLYYQGRLTSKQRARCRELAQIVGLGNRLNHRPAQLSGGQQQRAAIARSLANDPYFILADEPTGNLDSVTTQEILDLLAGLNAEGKTIIMVTHEDDVSRRAKRVVRLKDGNIVSDVRN; encoded by the coding sequence ATGAATTTCGCCGCGCGCACCGTCGACATCCGTAAGGAGTATCGCCTCTCGGGCGAAACGGTCTACGCCCTGCGCGGAGTCAGTCTCGACGTGCCCGAGGGCGATTACGTCGCCATCATGGGCCCCTCGGGCTCGGGCAAGTCGACGCTGCTCAACTTGCTGGGCTGTCTCGACCGGCCCAGCGGTGGACAGTATTTCCTGGGCAACGATGACGTGGCTCGCATGAGCGACGACCAGCTCTCCGAGGTCCGTGCCCAGCGGATCGGCTTCGTGTTTCAATCGTTCAACCTGATTCCGCAGTTGACGGTCATCGAAAACATCGAGGTGCCGCTGTATTACCAAGGGCGGCTGACCTCGAAACAGCGGGCCCGGTGCCGCGAATTGGCGCAAATTGTCGGGCTGGGAAACCGGTTGAATCACCGGCCGGCACAGCTCTCCGGCGGCCAGCAGCAGCGCGCGGCGATTGCCCGCAGCCTGGCCAACGATCCGTACTTCATCCTGGCCGATGAACCGACGGGAAATCTCGACTCGGTGACGACGCAAGAGATTCTCGACCTGCTCGCGGGGCTCAACGCCGAGGGCAAGACGATCATCATGGTTACCCACGAAGACGACGTCTCGCGGCGGGCGAAGCGCGTGGTGCGGCTCAAAGACGGCAACATCGTCTCGGACGTCAGGAACTAA